In the Armatimonadota bacterium genome, one interval contains:
- a CDS encoding glycosyltransferase family 4 protein translates to MPQDDASRLPSVIHLLRPAAGGMAVHVRRLAQGLTGIGVPCRLAADQATLTAVNAPGLPQILLEPFPGNACFGTVPPDLVAASRDADILHAHGLRAALPALRCARRSGIQVVLTLHNVPGSTSGAEMLVARTLARRCCRVIAVSDAIARTLRSPGRVRVVVNGVPIPECDDLPKLREISRQQLGVGPDVPLAIAAGRLAREKGFDILLRAWAEVKSRIPAAELRIIGAGPEHGRLRRLGQSLGADAHAILAGPVPEASLLLSGADVVVAPSRSEGQGLTILEAMASGVAVAASRTGGLVASVETPRSGLLFEPGSTRSLQEALLRLLTDAALRRRLACNGRAAAEASYSVERMAHDTALLYAEVQSLGRQT, encoded by the coding sequence ATGCCTCAAGACGACGCCAGCCGCCTCCCCTCCGTCATTCATCTGCTTCGGCCCGCCGCCGGTGGTATGGCAGTTCACGTGCGGCGCCTGGCACAGGGTTTGACCGGTATTGGCGTACCATGCCGGCTTGCGGCTGACCAAGCCACGTTGACTGCGGTGAACGCGCCAGGGTTGCCGCAGATCCTTCTGGAACCGTTTCCCGGAAACGCGTGTTTCGGAACGGTGCCACCTGACCTCGTGGCCGCGTCGCGGGACGCCGACATTCTCCACGCTCACGGACTGCGCGCCGCTCTGCCGGCGCTGCGATGCGCGCGTCGATCGGGCATCCAGGTAGTGCTGACCCTGCACAATGTTCCGGGCAGCACGTCGGGCGCCGAGATGCTGGTCGCGCGCACACTCGCGCGAAGGTGCTGCCGCGTGATTGCCGTGAGCGATGCAATTGCCCGCACACTCCGTTCGCCAGGTAGGGTGCGGGTGGTCGTCAACGGCGTGCCGATTCCTGAATGCGATGATCTTCCAAAGTTGCGTGAGATAAGTCGTCAGCAGCTCGGCGTCGGTCCAGACGTACCGTTGGCAATTGCTGCCGGGCGACTGGCGCGCGAAAAGGGCTTCGACATCCTGCTTCGAGCTTGGGCAGAAGTTAAATCCCGAATACCGGCCGCCGAATTGCGGATAATCGGTGCTGGGCCGGAGCATGGGCGCCTGAGACGCCTTGGTCAAAGTCTCGGCGCCGATGCTCATGCGATACTCGCAGGCCCCGTTCCGGAAGCTTCGCTACTGCTGTCCGGTGCAGACGTGGTGGTGGCGCCGTCGCGGTCGGAGGGCCAGGGGCTCACCATCCTTGAGGCAATGGCATCCGGCGTGGCCGTCGCGGCGTCAAGGACCGGCGGCCTGGTCGCCTCTGTCGAAACTCCACGGTCGGGATTACTGTTTGAACCCGGCTCAACCAGAAGTCTGCAAGAGGCGCTGCTGCGCCTGCTCACCGACGCAGCCCTCCGGCGCCGGCTGGCGTGCAACGGGCGCGCGGCCGCGGAAGCAAGTTACAGTGTGGAGCGTATGGCGCACGATACTGCTCTACTCTACGCCGAGGTCCAATCATTGGGCCGACAAACATGA
- the rsmG gene encoding 16S rRNA (guanine(527)-N(7))-methyltransferase RsmG: MTNPAVPIPDGSLVRTAIQLGFTLPPDAEGQIATFGRMLYETNTHTNLTRIPESDYMTLHVLDCLAIGLCREFHQAHSVIDVGTGAGLPGILLAIAMPQTEFLLIDARSKKIDFVKAVISALGIANARALHIRAEDHPRSTAVQFDMAVSRATGPLERVLTATAGLVKRSGMVAVWKGPGLTAELAGAGTGPRGDLQRVIELTLPGTDICRRIALFRSRTPEPRRAKGKVG, translated from the coding sequence ATGACGAACCCTGCAGTCCCAATTCCAGACGGTTCGCTCGTAAGGACTGCCATACAACTGGGATTCACGCTTCCGCCGGATGCGGAAGGACAAATCGCCACGTTTGGCCGTATGCTGTATGAAACAAACACCCACACCAACCTCACGCGGATACCGGAATCGGACTACATGACGCTGCACGTGCTGGATTGCCTCGCGATTGGGCTGTGTCGCGAGTTCCATCAGGCACACTCGGTCATCGACGTCGGAACCGGCGCCGGCCTGCCGGGGATTCTGCTCGCGATAGCCATGCCACAAACAGAGTTCCTGTTGATTGACGCGCGCAGTAAAAAGATCGACTTCGTAAAGGCTGTGATATCGGCACTGGGAATCGCAAATGCGCGGGCTCTCCATATTCGCGCTGAGGATCATCCTCGATCGACTGCCGTGCAATTCGATATGGCCGTATCGCGCGCCACCGGGCCGTTGGAGCGCGTACTTACGGCGACTGCCGGATTGGTGAAACGCTCCGGGATGGTAGCGGTATGGAAGGGACCCGGGCTCACGGCTGAGTTAGCCGGCGCCGGCACAGGCCCGAGAGGTGACCTGCAACGCGTCATTGAACTAACCCTGCCGGGCACAGACATTTGCCGCCGCATCGCACTGTTCCGAAGCCGAACGCCGGAACCTCGGCGCGCCAAAGGAAAGGTTGGTTGA
- a CDS encoding prepilin-type N-terminal cleavage/methylation domain-containing protein: MQRRRAHGFTLIELLVVIAIIAILAAILFPVFAQAREKARTISCLSNLREIGLGFQLYVQDYDETFPINLYLTNDPATGGLCSASTWSETVAYIKNGQIWNCPSDAHALNVTLAFSVIGLPPPCTSTPPVTTISYQPNYAVVDDGDPNPIFGSEMDRPVKRLADIQWPADTSVIADAAVTLPGGTANYGLFDSPIQTRHTGTVNSAYADGHAKAVHTRPNLGTNGVQLGGNQLDGYPILDWIVTDAGPYNGSDELWGIPYKDGNGNWQLGN; encoded by the coding sequence ATGCAACGTCGACGTGCGCATGGCTTTACCCTGATCGAGCTACTTGTAGTTATCGCTATTATAGCGATTCTAGCAGCGATCCTCTTCCCCGTTTTTGCTCAGGCACGAGAAAAGGCACGAACGATCTCATGTCTCAGCAACCTCCGAGAGATCGGCCTCGGCTTTCAATTATATGTACAGGATTATGACGAGACGTTTCCGATAAACCTGTATCTCACCAATGACCCGGCAACGGGTGGATTGTGCAGCGCCTCGACCTGGTCTGAGACCGTCGCCTACATCAAGAACGGACAGATATGGAACTGCCCGTCGGACGCACACGCGCTTAATGTAACGCTCGCGTTCTCGGTTATCGGGCTGCCGCCACCGTGTACATCCACACCGCCGGTCACTACCATCAGCTATCAGCCAAACTATGCGGTGGTCGATGACGGTGATCCGAATCCGATATTTGGAAGCGAAATGGACAGGCCGGTCAAGCGTCTTGCCGATATACAGTGGCCGGCTGATACCAGCGTCATCGCAGACGCCGCCGTGACGCTGCCCGGGGGCACGGCAAACTACGGACTGTTTGACTCGCCGATACAGACGCGCCATACGGGCACCGTGAATTCCGCATACGCCGATGGGCATGCCAAGGCAGTGCACACGAGGCCAAACCTCGGAACCAACGGTGTTCAGTTAGGTGGCAACCAGTTGGATGGGTATCCGATTCTCGACTGGATCGTCACCGATGCTGGCCCATACAACGGCTCGGATGAACTGTGGGGCATTCCGTACAAAGACGGCAACGGCAACTGGCAGCTGGGGAACTAG